A genomic region of Salinibacter pepae contains the following coding sequences:
- the pstB gene encoding phosphate ABC transporter ATP-binding protein PstB: MPTDESTDDAPTSPVSADAPTPNGRPDAPEPQGEAAAPEADAPSVRPKLRIEDLHFWYGENHALQGISMDVQPNRVTALIGPSGCGKSTLLRCLNRMNELIQGTTLEGTILADGQDIYADDTDPVMVRRRIGMVFQKPNPFPKSIYKNVAWGAEINGYTGDLDALVERSLRQAALWDEVKDQLHSSALDLSGGQQQRLCIARTLAVQPDVVLMDEPASALDPIATSKIEETITELKKDYTIVIVTHNMQQASRISDETAFLYMGRLIEMSPTDQLFTRPEKDRTEAYVTGRFG, translated from the coding sequence ATGCCTACCGACGAATCCACCGACGACGCGCCCACCTCGCCGGTCTCCGCCGACGCGCCCACACCCAACGGCCGTCCCGACGCCCCCGAGCCGCAGGGGGAGGCGGCCGCGCCCGAGGCCGACGCCCCGTCGGTGCGGCCGAAGCTGCGGATTGAGGACCTGCATTTCTGGTACGGGGAGAATCACGCCCTGCAGGGCATCAGCATGGACGTGCAGCCCAATCGGGTGACGGCCCTGATCGGGCCCTCCGGCTGCGGCAAGTCCACGCTGCTGCGGTGCCTGAACCGGATGAACGAGCTCATCCAGGGCACGACGCTGGAGGGGACCATCCTCGCGGACGGACAGGACATTTACGCGGACGACACCGACCCGGTGATGGTGCGCCGACGCATCGGGATGGTGTTTCAGAAGCCGAACCCCTTTCCCAAGAGCATCTACAAGAATGTAGCGTGGGGCGCCGAGATCAACGGCTACACCGGGGACCTCGACGCGCTCGTGGAGCGCTCGCTGCGGCAGGCCGCCCTGTGGGACGAGGTGAAGGACCAGCTGCACAGCAGTGCGCTCGATCTGAGCGGAGGGCAACAGCAGCGCCTCTGCATTGCCCGGACGCTCGCCGTGCAGCCCGACGTGGTGCTCATGGACGAGCCGGCCAGCGCCCTCGACCCGATCGCGACCTCAAAAATTGAGGAGACGATCACGGAGCTGAAAAAGGACTACACGATCGTGATCGTTACCCACAACATGCAGCAGGCCTCCCGCATCAGCGACGAGACGGCCTTTCTCTACATGGGCCGCCTCATCGAAATGAGCCCGACCGACCAGCTCTTCACCCGTCCCGAGAAAGACCGGACCGAGGCGTACGTGACCGGCCGCTTCGGATAG
- a CDS encoding response regulator has product MTEQQLGTKESAILVVDDEEDLLSLVEYNLEQEGFGVLLARDGVEALEQAREHDPDLIILDIMMPKMDGIEVCQKLRKDAHLRTIPIMMLTARNEEDDKVQGLDVGADIYLGKPVSVSVIVSQTKALLRSAHRYEDPPDQIEVHNLRVDRDRYLVYQENGDGETEMRFPRKEFELLYFLASHPGRVFSRQEILDEVWGRDVYVVDRTVDVHIRKIREKIGSEYIETVKGVGYRMKE; this is encoded by the coding sequence GTGACGGAACAGCAGCTCGGAACGAAGGAGTCCGCCATTCTCGTCGTTGACGACGAGGAGGACCTGCTTAGCCTTGTGGAGTACAATCTGGAGCAGGAGGGGTTTGGCGTTTTGCTTGCCCGCGATGGCGTTGAGGCGCTTGAGCAGGCGCGCGAGCACGACCCGGACCTTATCATCCTCGACATCATGATGCCCAAGATGGACGGCATCGAGGTGTGCCAGAAGCTCCGCAAGGACGCCCACCTCCGCACCATCCCAATCATGATGCTGACCGCCCGGAACGAGGAGGACGACAAGGTGCAGGGGCTCGACGTAGGGGCCGACATCTATCTCGGCAAGCCGGTCTCCGTGTCCGTCATCGTCAGCCAGACCAAAGCCCTGCTCCGCAGCGCCCACCGCTACGAGGACCCGCCCGACCAAATCGAAGTGCACAATCTGCGGGTGGACCGGGACCGATACCTCGTCTACCAGGAGAACGGCGACGGCGAGACGGAAATGCGGTTTCCCCGCAAGGAGTTCGAACTGCTTTACTTTCTGGCCTCGCATCCCGGCCGCGTGTTCTCCCGACAAGAGATCCTCGACGAGGTATGGGGCCGCGATGTCTACGTCGTGGACCGAACCGTGGACGTGCACATCCGCAAAATCCGCGAGAAAATTGGCAGCGAATACATTGAAACGGTCAAGGGCGTCGGGTACCGGATGAAAGAATAG
- a CDS encoding T9SS type A sorting domain-containing protein produces MTRAFGSYVRFEDETGRTSASGLTVGPVSGDLQQDITDGNITQGTELYVRGTLSDSNGLLRVNGPDLGNYVILDQGVLPAPQEVSLSTLQSGGEDYESELLRVDGLSFPGASGTFSENTTYTVEDETVQGFDYRVESSDQTELIGESIPTGTFTYEGVLGESSDGFQLVPIRPATALPVDLTGFTAVQSEDAVVLTWRTTSETNNAGFRVQHERAAGWQELGFVPSTADDGTTGEAQSYRFVVDRRLGPGTHRFRLEQVDLDRSTALSDTVQVEVGMEGTLHLSAPAPNPSSERATLSFAVQEGRRADVAVYDVLGQRVQTLYEGTPPGEEARRVTVETGTLSSGVYVVRLRAGGRTQTRRLTVVQ; encoded by the coding sequence GTGACACGCGCCTTTGGGTCGTACGTGCGGTTTGAGGACGAGACTGGTCGCACCAGTGCGAGTGGGTTGACCGTCGGGCCCGTGAGTGGCGATTTACAGCAGGACATTACGGATGGCAACATCACGCAGGGAACAGAGCTTTACGTGCGGGGGACGCTGTCGGACTCCAACGGGCTTCTCCGCGTCAACGGCCCGGACCTTGGCAACTACGTGATTCTGGACCAGGGCGTACTGCCTGCCCCCCAAGAGGTCTCTCTGAGCACACTCCAGTCCGGTGGGGAGGACTACGAAAGTGAACTTCTTCGTGTGGACGGCCTCTCGTTTCCCGGTGCGAGCGGGACATTCAGTGAAAATACGACCTACACAGTCGAGGACGAGACGGTGCAGGGCTTCGACTACCGTGTTGAGTCGAGCGACCAGACGGAGCTCATTGGCGAATCCATCCCGACCGGCACGTTCACCTACGAAGGGGTTCTCGGGGAGTCGAGCGACGGATTCCAACTGGTGCCCATCCGGCCGGCGACCGCCCTGCCCGTCGATCTGACGGGCTTTACGGCCGTCCAGAGTGAGGACGCCGTGGTGCTAACGTGGCGAACGACCAGTGAGACCAACAACGCGGGCTTTCGCGTCCAGCACGAACGGGCGGCCGGCTGGCAGGAGCTCGGCTTCGTCCCGAGCACAGCCGACGACGGGACGACCGGCGAGGCCCAGTCCTACCGCTTCGTGGTCGACCGGCGGCTTGGCCCCGGCACCCACCGGTTCCGCCTCGAGCAGGTCGACCTCGACCGGTCGACGGCCCTCAGCGACACGGTGCAGGTGGAGGTCGGCATGGAGGGGACGTTGCACCTGAGCGCGCCGGCCCCGAACCCGTCGTCCGAGCGGGCGACCCTGTCGTTTGCGGTGCAGGAGGGGAGGAGGGCGGACGTCGCGGTGTACGACGTGCTGGGCCAGCGGGTACAGACCTTGTACGAGGGCACGCCGCCGGGGGAGGAGGCCAGGCGCGTGACCGTGGAGACGGGGACGCTGTCCAGCGGGGTGTACGTGGTGCGGCTCCGAGCCGGGGGGCGGACGCAGACCCGGCGCCTCACCGTTGTTCAGTAG
- a CDS encoding PstS family phosphate ABC transporter substrate-binding protein, which translates to MRRLPSFLPRCTPAFPSALAGLVVLAVVLVGCGGSSVDSVSIDGSSTVFPLTEAVAEEFMEDSQGARVNVGVSGTGGGFSKFLRGETAINDASRPIAPNEIEKAEANGIEFIEIPVAYDGLAVVVHPENDWARCLTAGELREIWKPDSSIDRWGQIRDSYPDRPIKLYGPGTASGTYDYFTEAIVGEAEASRSDFTASEDDNVLVQGITGTETALGYFGLAYYENNADKLKALSIDPDERDGGAPCVTPGAETVKNGRYRPLSRPLFIYVNPAKITPTVEEFVTFYLQNAGELASDVGYVAMPDDAYELALQRFQDRTSGTVFGVEGVDATGTQVEEMLREAAEGTAPSDTVAAE; encoded by the coding sequence ATGCGTAGGCTCCCGTCTTTTCTCCCTCGATGTACGCCGGCATTCCCGTCGGCCCTCGCCGGACTCGTCGTACTGGCAGTCGTACTTGTCGGCTGTGGCGGCTCCTCGGTCGACTCGGTAAGCATTGACGGCTCCAGCACCGTCTTTCCCCTCACGGAGGCCGTCGCGGAGGAGTTTATGGAGGACAGCCAGGGCGCCCGGGTGAACGTGGGCGTGAGCGGCACCGGCGGAGGGTTCTCGAAGTTTCTGCGGGGGGAGACGGCCATCAACGATGCCTCCCGCCCCATTGCCCCGAACGAGATTGAAAAGGCCGAAGCCAACGGCATCGAGTTTATCGAAATTCCGGTCGCCTACGACGGACTGGCCGTCGTGGTGCACCCCGAAAACGACTGGGCCCGCTGCCTGACCGCCGGCGAGCTCCGTGAGATTTGGAAGCCGGACAGCTCGATTGACCGCTGGGGCCAGATTCGCGACTCTTATCCGGACCGGCCCATTAAGCTGTACGGGCCCGGCACGGCCAGTGGCACCTACGACTACTTTACGGAGGCGATTGTGGGAGAGGCGGAGGCCAGCCGCTCCGACTTCACCGCGAGCGAGGACGACAACGTGCTCGTGCAGGGCATCACGGGCACGGAAACGGCCCTGGGGTACTTCGGGCTCGCCTACTACGAGAACAACGCCGACAAGCTGAAGGCCCTCAGCATCGACCCGGACGAACGGGACGGCGGGGCCCCCTGCGTCACCCCCGGCGCGGAGACCGTCAAGAACGGGCGCTACCGGCCGCTCTCACGCCCGCTCTTCATCTACGTCAACCCCGCGAAAATCACCCCCACCGTCGAAGAGTTCGTCACGTTCTACCTCCAGAATGCCGGCGAACTGGCCTCCGACGTGGGCTACGTCGCGATGCCCGACGACGCGTACGAACTGGCCCTGCAGCGCTTTCAGGACCGAACGAGCGGAACGGTCTTCGGGGTGGAGGGCGTGGACGCAACGGGCACGCAGGTGGAAGAAATGCTCCGCGAGGCAGCCGAAGGCACGGCACCGTCTGACACCGTGGCTGCCGAGTAG
- the pstC gene encoding phosphate ABC transporter permease subunit PstC — protein sequence MSTPPSPPSKPADDETTTADRPAQDLRRQVYDSPKEKFIEYVLGACALVSVLTTLGIAAVLIIESIPFFQTVALTEFFGDAQWTPQFSEKHFGIWALLAGTLLVTVISAVVALPVGLASAIFISEYASKWVRKVLKPSLELLAGVPTVVYGYFALTFVTPLLQTVVPGLGVYNALSAGIVVGIMIIPMVASLSEDALQAVPDSLSQAAYALGATKYETVVRVNVPAAFSGIMASFILAVSRAIGETMIVTLAAGATPKATLDPTQSIQTMTAFIVQVSKGDTPQGTIVYQSIFAVGLVLFLITLALNIFANRITLHYQEEY from the coding sequence ATGAGCACGCCCCCCTCTCCCCCCTCCAAACCCGCGGACGACGAGACGACGACAGCCGACCGTCCGGCCCAGGACCTTCGCCGGCAGGTCTACGACAGCCCGAAGGAAAAATTCATTGAGTACGTGCTCGGGGCGTGTGCCCTGGTCAGTGTCCTCACGACGCTCGGGATCGCGGCCGTGTTGATCATCGAGTCGATCCCGTTTTTTCAGACGGTGGCCCTGACGGAATTCTTCGGGGACGCGCAGTGGACGCCTCAGTTTTCGGAGAAGCACTTCGGCATCTGGGCCCTGCTGGCGGGCACACTGCTCGTGACCGTTATTTCGGCGGTAGTGGCCCTTCCGGTGGGCCTGGCCAGTGCCATCTTCATTTCGGAATACGCCTCCAAGTGGGTCCGGAAGGTTCTGAAGCCGAGCCTGGAGTTGCTGGCCGGCGTTCCAACGGTGGTGTACGGCTACTTTGCCCTGACCTTCGTCACCCCACTCCTGCAGACGGTCGTCCCCGGCCTCGGCGTCTACAACGCCCTCAGTGCAGGGATCGTCGTCGGAATCATGATCATTCCGATGGTCGCCTCCCTCAGTGAGGATGCCCTCCAGGCCGTGCCCGACAGCCTCTCGCAGGCGGCCTACGCCCTCGGGGCCACGAAGTACGAGACCGTGGTGCGCGTGAACGTGCCCGCCGCCTTCAGCGGCATCATGGCGAGCTTTATTCTGGCGGTGAGCCGCGCCATCGGGGAGACGATGATCGTGACCCTGGCGGCAGGGGCGACCCCGAAGGCGACCCTCGACCCCACGCAGTCCATCCAGACCATGACCGCCTTCATCGTGCAGGTGAGCAAAGGGGACACCCCGCAGGGCACGATCGTCTACCAGAGCATCTTTGCCGTCGGCCTGGTGCTCTTCCTGATCACCCTTGCCCTAAACATCTTCGCCAACCGCATTACCCTTCACTACCAGGAGGAATACTGA
- the phoU gene encoding phosphate signaling complex protein PhoU gives MPNRSSLDQELASLRGLIADMANRVDEQFANAMNALLQGDVDLAEEVVAGDDAVDALELRIDEQCERILALHSPVAVDLRMLIMAVKINTDFERIGDHCRNLSRNARYLVDAPGLLADTRLPKMADMSRTMLREAEMAFLENDRLKARKVIARDLQVNRLHEETFATLVEMCEDGHEQSEVIAHLLTVSKALERISDHAKNIAQSIVFMVEGQDLRHRGLENDPDAPDPPPLDGSAAGESFGEEV, from the coding sequence ATGCCCAACCGTTCGTCCCTCGACCAAGAACTGGCGTCCCTGCGCGGCCTGATCGCCGACATGGCCAACCGCGTCGACGAGCAGTTCGCGAACGCGATGAACGCCCTGCTTCAGGGCGACGTGGACCTCGCAGAGGAGGTCGTGGCCGGGGACGACGCCGTCGATGCCCTCGAGCTGCGCATCGACGAGCAGTGTGAGCGCATCCTGGCCCTCCATTCGCCCGTCGCGGTGGACCTGCGCATGCTCATCATGGCGGTGAAGATCAACACCGACTTCGAGCGCATCGGGGACCACTGCCGCAACCTGTCCCGCAATGCGCGCTACCTGGTCGACGCCCCCGGCCTGCTCGCCGATACACGCCTGCCCAAGATGGCCGACATGTCCCGCACGATGCTGCGGGAGGCGGAGATGGCGTTCCTGGAGAACGACCGACTGAAGGCGCGCAAGGTGATCGCCCGGGACCTACAGGTGAACCGGCTGCACGAGGAGACCTTTGCGACCCTCGTGGAGATGTGCGAGGACGGACACGAGCAGTCCGAGGTGATTGCCCACCTGCTGACGGTGAGCAAGGCGCTGGAGCGCATCTCCGACCACGCAAAAAACATCGCCCAGAGCATCGTCTTCATGGTGGAGGGCCAAGACCTGCGGCATCGGGGCCTCGAAAACGATCCCGACGCCCCGGACCCTCCCCCTCTCGACGGGTCGGCGGCGGGCGAATCGTTCGGCGAGGAGGTGTAG
- the pstA gene encoding phosphate ABC transporter permease PstA: MEPSEDGAFQTYRSRRKRIGIALAGILFLATIFGVVVLVTLLVDVVASGTPWLDGRFITSFPSRNPGEAGIKSALFGSLWLMGLTALISVPLGVASAVYLEEYARDGWFLRLIQINIANLAGVPSVVYGILGLALFVRFAALGQSLLAGALTLSLLILPIIIISTQEALRSIPSGIRENAYALGATRWQVIWSHVLPMAAPGIFTGVILALSRAIGETAPLILIGALTFVPFLPRGALDQFTALPIQIFNWTARPQSEFEGLAAAAIVVLMILLFTMNLTAILLRNYFEERRAGS; encoded by the coding sequence ATGGAGCCTTCCGAAGACGGCGCATTTCAGACCTACCGCTCTCGCCGCAAGCGCATTGGGATCGCCCTGGCCGGCATTCTCTTCCTGGCCACGATCTTCGGCGTGGTCGTGCTCGTGACGCTTCTGGTAGACGTCGTCGCCTCCGGCACGCCCTGGCTCGACGGGCGGTTCATCACAAGCTTTCCGTCCCGCAACCCGGGCGAGGCCGGCATCAAGTCCGCCCTGTTCGGCTCCCTCTGGCTAATGGGACTCACCGCACTCATTTCGGTGCCGCTGGGCGTGGCCTCCGCCGTGTACCTTGAGGAGTACGCCCGGGACGGCTGGTTCCTACGCCTGATTCAAATCAACATCGCCAACCTCGCCGGGGTGCCCTCCGTGGTGTACGGCATCCTGGGGCTTGCCCTCTTTGTGCGTTTCGCGGCACTGGGACAAAGCCTCCTGGCCGGGGCCCTCACGCTCAGCCTGCTCATCCTGCCCATCATCATTATCAGCACCCAGGAGGCCCTTCGAAGCATTCCGAGCGGCATCCGCGAGAATGCCTACGCCCTCGGTGCTACGCGCTGGCAGGTCATCTGGAGCCACGTCCTGCCAATGGCCGCGCCCGGGATCTTCACCGGCGTCATTCTTGCGCTCAGCCGGGCCATCGGGGAGACGGCGCCCCTCATCCTGATTGGGGCACTCACCTTCGTTCCGTTTCTTCCCCGGGGGGCCCTGGATCAGTTCACCGCGCTTCCGATTCAGATTTTTAACTGGACGGCCCGCCCGCAATCCGAGTTTGAGGGCCTGGCGGCCGCCGCCATCGTGGTGCTCATGATTCTCCTGTTCACCATGAATCTGACGGCCATCCTGCTGCGCAACTACTTCGAAGAGCGCCGTGCCGGCTCCTAA